The following are from one region of the Cryptococcus deuterogattii R265 chromosome 8, complete sequence genome:
- a CDS encoding ubiquitin thioesterase OTUB1 → MPEAHKSSLTPQPETPTKKSKSEDATTMTAEQPIPASPPGQTEGLPERVIDENTDISTLTDQEIMNLTEKMDEEENTLDKPLVSTPVPLSVIRAEYVNGSQQIVKKLDYLQENGWDQVWRARGDGDCFYRSFTLAYLLRILHSPEPDVEANLAYDAIQHALPAMEQCGFQKDIYEEFLDPLLALIRSFAESGETTANEYSVVQALQDPETSNYIVVSLRLITSSYIRTHAELFSPFLFSPTTFLPLSTEEFCKQEVEPCGKEADNAQIMALAEAMNAGVRVAYLDRSEVSGKTINWVEFGKDTSENARPLTLLYRPGHYDVVTKDVPPKV, encoded by the exons ATGCCAGAAGCACATAAATCTTCACTTACCCCACAGCCGGAGACGCCAACCAAGAAGTCCAAATCAGAAGACGCAACGACCATGACTGCAGAACAGCCCATACCAGCGTCCCCACCTGGGCAGACAGAAGGACTTCCAGAGAGGGTCATCGACGAGAACACTGATATATCCACACTCACAGATCAGGAGATCATGAATCTCacggagaagatggatgaagaagaaaataCTTTGGATAAA CCCCTTGTAAGCACGCCTGTGCCGTTGTCTGTCATCCGGGCGGAGTACGTGAATGGTTCTCAACAAATCGTGAAGAAGCTCGATTATCTGCAAGAGAACGGATGGGATCAGGTATGGCGCGCTCGAGGAGATGGCGATTGCTTCTATAGGT CATTTACGCTGGCCTACCTCTTGAGAATATTACATTCCCCTGAACCAGATGTTGAAGCCAATTTGGCATACGATGCTATCCAACATGCATTGCCTGCTATGGAGCAATGTGGTTTCCAGAAGGACATT TACGAAGAATTCCTCGATCCTCTTTTGGCTCTTATACGCTCCTTTGCAGAGTCTGGCGAGACCACTGCCAACGAATACTCTGTTGtacaagctcttcaagatcCTGAGACATCCAACTACATTGTTGTTTCCCTTCGACTCATCACGTCGTCGTACATCCGCACCCATGCTGAACTTTTCTCACCCTTCTTATTCTCTCCTACTACATTCTTGCCTTTGTCTACAGAGGAATTTTGTAAGCAAGAGGTCGAGCCTTGCGGCAAGGAAGCCGATAATGCGCAGATCATGGCGTTGGCGGAAGCTATGAATGCCGGGGTGAGAGTGGCCTACCTGGATAGGAGCGAAGTGTCAGGGAAAACAATCAACTGGGTAGAGTTCGGCAAGGATACAAGTGAAAACGCTCGTCCGTTGACATTGTTATATCG ACCCGGTCACTACGACGTCGTCACCAAGGACGTCCCACCAAAGGTTTAG
- a CDS encoding arf/Sar family protein has product MGVTFSSLWSRLFARKETKVLLIGLDNAGKSTILYRITTGAVVASAPTVGSNHEIYDYKGVRFGLIDIGGQTSLRSSWNQYFNGTEAMILVIDSCDGPRLGLVKQELMKIVADESLSTALLLVLANKQDLPVSQGRLTPAQVSEALGLTDLREREWQIMGCSALTGAGLMEGMDWLVTKLAAR; this is encoded by the exons ATGGGAG TCacattctcatctctctgGTCACGTCTCTTTGCACGCAAGGAGACCAAAGTCCTCCTCATCGGTCTCGACAATGCCGGTAAATCAACAATCCTTTACCGCATAACAACAGGCGCAGTAGTCGCATCCGCACCCACAGTAGGCAGTAACCACGAAATATACGATTACAAAGGTGTCCGATTCGGGCTGATTGATATCGGTGGACAAACGAGCTTGAGGAGTTCATGGAACCAATATTTTAATGGGACCGAAGCGATGATTTTGGTGATTGATTCGTGCGATGGACCGAGATTGGGGCTCGTCAAGCaagagttgatgaagattgtTGCAGACGAG TCATTATCAACAGCACTTTTGCTCGTGCTGGCAAACAAGCAGGATCTGCCGGTGTCTCAAGGTCGTCTTACGCCCGCTCAGGTATCCGAGGCTCTCGGTCTTACAGACttgagggaaagagagtggCAGATTATGGGATGTAGTGCTCTGACAGGAGCAGGGTtgatggaagggatggacTGGCTCGTCACAAAGCTAGCCGCGCGTTAA
- a CDS encoding H/ACA ribonucleoprotein complex subunit 1: MSGRGFSRGGGGGGFRGGARGGRGGGRGGFQQRDMGPPDTVLEIGSFQHDVESEMLCSLTAPTKIPYFNAPIYLQNKTQIGKVDEILGPINEVYFTVKMEQGMLASSFKKEDKVYISGEKLLPIERFLPKPKVAGGKVEKRGAQAGRGGPRGRGGAGGRGGRGGFSARGGPGGRGGARGGAGGRGGFSSRGGGAPRGRGGFRGRGQ, encoded by the exons ATGAGCGGACGAGGTTTCTCTAGaggtggcggtggtggtggattCAGGGGCGGAGCTCGAG gaggacgaggtggTGGTCGAGGTGGTTTCCAACAAAGGGATATGGGTCCTCCCGACACTGTCCTCG AAATCGGCTCTTTCCAACATGACGTCGAATCTGAGATGCTCTGTTCGCTCACAGCACCCACAAAAATCCCCTATTTCAATGCCCCCATCTATCTCCAAAACAAGACGCAGATTGGCAAGGTTGACGAGATTCTCGGTCCCATCAACGAAGTATACTTTACCGTCAAGATGGAGCAAGGAATGTTGGCGAGCAGtttcaagaaggaggacaagGTGTACATCTCTGGGGAGAAGTTGTTGCCGATTGAGAGGTTCTTGCCAAAGCCCAAGGTTGCGGGTGGTAAGG TTGAGA AGCGAGGTGCCCAAGCAGGTCGTGGTGGTCCCCGAGGTCGAGGCGGTGCCGGTGGGCGTGGCGGACGAGGTGGATTCAGCGCACGAGGCGGCCCtggtggacgaggaggtGCTAGGGGTGGTGCCGGTGGACGAGGCGGTTTCAGCTCtcgaggtggtggtgcgCCCAGGGGTAGGGGAGGTTTcaggggaagaggacaatAA